A genomic region of Melanotaenia boesemani isolate fMelBoe1 chromosome 21, fMelBoe1.pri, whole genome shotgun sequence contains the following coding sequences:
- the LOC121632951 gene encoding gastrula zinc finger protein XlCGF46.1-like isoform X2, with protein sequence MKKLFYLKQNNSESLLLYDYMEIKPFGLHQLQDVKNEPADVQQLFVIKEEFSGNSTLKQLSPGSLQIKEEEEELGISQEGKRFYGQKEADGYRFNDSVKSEENEEKPQLSQLHQIKIEDNRETEAPTCSSATQLKRDPDGEDCTGPDPHRNPSPDSHSQPHLDEKASETTGDDDDDDDDMSAVSLDSECENADSDHDWRPISVTKRSFGCSECGKQLVSKQSLQNHMRLHLKKDSSKPKRNRRKKSHTAEKRFPCSDCGKKFRFKCHLKDHMSIHTGEKPFPCNNCGRKFRRECDLKYHMWDHTEEKPFPCSDCGKKFRRESDLKYHMWDHTEEKPFNCNDCGKKFRRECDLKYHMWDHTEEKPFPCSNCGKKFSRECELKYHMWDHTGEKPFPCSDCGKRFRRKSELQYHMWGHTGEKPFSCNDCSKRFMSKRQLKKHTLLHTREKPFVSNN encoded by the exons ATGTCCAGCAGCTGTTTGTGATTAAAGAAGAGTTTTCTGGGAACTCCACTCTGAAACAGCTGAGCCCAGGGTCACTCCAGataaaggaggaagaggaggaactcgGGATCAGTCAGGAGGGAAAGAGGTTTTATGGTCAGAAGGAGGCTGATGGCTACAGATTCAATGATTCTGTAAAGagtgaagaaaatgaagagaaaccTCAGTTGTCAcagcttcatcaaatcaaaattGAAGacaacagagagacagaagCTCCAACCTGCAGCTCAGCAACACAACTGAAAAGAGACcctgatggagaggactgtACAGGACCAGACCCACACAGAAATCCAAGTCCAGATAGTCATTCACAACCACATCTGGATGAAAAAGCATCAGAGACCACCggtgatgacgatgatgatgatgatgacatgaGTGCAGTGTCTTTAGATTCAGAATGTGAAAATGCAGACAGTGACCATGATTGGAGGCCAATATCAGTCACTAAAAGATCCTTCGGATGCTCAGAGTGTGGTAAACAATTAGTCTCCAAACAGTCTCTTCAGAATCACATGAGGCTCCATTTAAAAAAGGATTCTTCCAAACCAAAAAGGAATCGACgaaaaaaaagtcacactgCTGAGAAACGGTTTCCTTGTAGTGATTGTGGCAAAAAGTTTAGATTTAAGTGTCATCTTAAAGATCACATGTCCATTCACACTGGGGAGAAACCGTTTCCTTGTAATAATTGTGGCAGAAAGTTTAGGCGTGAATGTGACCTTAAATATCACATGTGGGACCACACTGAGGAGAAACCGTTTCCTTGTAGTGATTGTGGCAAAAAG TTTAGACGTGAGTCTGACCTTAAATATCACATGTGGGACCACACTGAGGAGAAACCGTTTAATTGTAATGATTGTGGCAAAAAGTTTAGACGTGAGTGTGACCTTAAATATCACATGTGGGACCACACTGAGGAGAAACCGTTTCCTTGTAGTAATTGTGGCAAAAAGTTTAGCCGTGAGTGTGAGCTTAAATATCACATGTGGGACCACACTGGGGAGAAACCGTTTCCTTGTAGTGATTGTGGCAAAAGGTTTAGACGTAAGTCTGAGCTTCAATATCACATGTGGGGCCACACTGGGGAGAAACCGTTTTCTTGCAATGATTGTAGCAAAAGGTTTATGTCCAAGAGGCAGCTTAAAAAGCACACCTTACTCCACACTAGGGAGAAACCTTTTGTTTCAAATAATTGA
- the LOC121632951 gene encoding gastrula zinc finger protein XlCGF57.1-like isoform X1, whose translation MKKLFYLKQNNSESLLLYDYMEIKPFGLHQLQDVKNEPADVQQLFVIKEEFSGNSTLKQLSPGSLQIKEEEEELGISQEGKRFYGQKEADGYRFNDSVKSEENEEKPQLSQLHQIKIEDNRETEAPTCSSATQLKRDPDGEDCTGPDPHRNPSPDSHSQPHLDEKASETTGDDDDDDDDMSAVSLDSECENADSDHDWRPISVTKRSFGCSECGKQLVSKQSLQNHMRLHLKKDSSKPKRNRRKKSHTAEKRFPCSDCGKKFRFKCHLKDHMSIHTGEKPFPCNNCGRKFRRECDLKYHMWDHTEEKPFPCSDCGKKFRRKCDLKYHMWNHSGENPFPCSDCGKKFRRERELKYHMSDHTGEKPFPCSDCGRKFRSKAALRYHIWDHTEEKPFPCSVCGKKFRRESDLKYHMWDHTEEKPFNCNDCGKKFRRECDLKYHMWDHTEEKPFPCSNCGKKFSRECELKYHMWDHTGEKPFPCSDCGKRFRRKSELQYHMWGHTGEKPFSCNDCSKRFMSKRQLKKHTLLHTREKPFVSNN comes from the coding sequence ATGTCCAGCAGCTGTTTGTGATTAAAGAAGAGTTTTCTGGGAACTCCACTCTGAAACAGCTGAGCCCAGGGTCACTCCAGataaaggaggaagaggaggaactcgGGATCAGTCAGGAGGGAAAGAGGTTTTATGGTCAGAAGGAGGCTGATGGCTACAGATTCAATGATTCTGTAAAGagtgaagaaaatgaagagaaaccTCAGTTGTCAcagcttcatcaaatcaaaattGAAGacaacagagagacagaagCTCCAACCTGCAGCTCAGCAACACAACTGAAAAGAGACcctgatggagaggactgtACAGGACCAGACCCACACAGAAATCCAAGTCCAGATAGTCATTCACAACCACATCTGGATGAAAAAGCATCAGAGACCACCggtgatgacgatgatgatgatgatgacatgaGTGCAGTGTCTTTAGATTCAGAATGTGAAAATGCAGACAGTGACCATGATTGGAGGCCAATATCAGTCACTAAAAGATCCTTCGGATGCTCAGAGTGTGGTAAACAATTAGTCTCCAAACAGTCTCTTCAGAATCACATGAGGCTCCATTTAAAAAAGGATTCTTCCAAACCAAAAAGGAATCGACgaaaaaaaagtcacactgCTGAGAAACGGTTTCCTTGTAGTGATTGTGGCAAAAAGTTTAGATTTAAGTGTCATCTTAAAGATCACATGTCCATTCACACTGGGGAGAAACCGTTTCCTTGTAATAATTGTGGCAGAAAGTTTAGGCGTGAATGTGACCTTAAATATCACATGTGGGACCACACTGAGGAGAAACCGTTTCCTTGTAGTGATTGTGGCAAAAAGTTTAGACGTAAGTGTGACCTTAAATATCACATGTGGAACCACAGTGGGGAGAATCCTTTTCCTTGTAGTGATTGTGGTAAAAAGTTTAGACGTGAACGTGAACTTAAATATCACATGTCGGACCACACTGGGGAGAAACCGTTTCCTTGTAGTGATTGTGGCAGAAAGTTTAGGTCTAAGGCTGCACTTCGATATCACATATGGGACCACACTGAGGAGAAACCGTTTCCTTGTAGTGTTTGTGGCAAAAAGTTTAGACGTGAGTCTGACCTTAAATATCACATGTGGGACCACACTGAGGAGAAACCGTTTAATTGTAATGATTGTGGCAAAAAGTTTAGACGTGAGTGTGACCTTAAATATCACATGTGGGACCACACTGAGGAGAAACCGTTTCCTTGTAGTAATTGTGGCAAAAAGTTTAGCCGTGAGTGTGAGCTTAAATATCACATGTGGGACCACACTGGGGAGAAACCGTTTCCTTGTAGTGATTGTGGCAAAAGGTTTAGACGTAAGTCTGAGCTTCAATATCACATGTGGGGCCACACTGGGGAGAAACCGTTTTCTTGCAATGATTGTAGCAAAAGGTTTATGTCCAAGAGGCAGCTTAAAAAGCACACCTTACTCCACACTAGGGAGAAACCTTTTGTTTCAAATAATTGA
- the LOC121632946 gene encoding gastrula zinc finger protein XlCGF57.1-like: MKKLFYLKQNSSESLLLYDHMEIKPSGLHQLQDVKNEPADVQQLFVIKEEVPGNSSLKQQSPGSLQIKEEEEELGISQEGKRFYGQEEADGSRFNDSVKSEENEEKPQLHQIKTEDNRETEAPTCSSATQMKREPDGEDCKGPEPHRNPSPDSHSQPHLDEKASETSGHDDDWNAVSLGSECENADSDNDLRPISVTETAKKSFGCSECGKQLVSKQSLQKHIVLHLKKVSSSSQVDERCREKPKRKPQRKSQTAEKPFPCSDCGKKFRRKADLKCHMSIHTGERPFPCSDCGKNFRRKADLKCHVSIHSGEKQFPCSVCGRKFRRKGDLKYHVLIHTGENLFPCSDCGKTCRSKSHLKYHMLIHTGEKPFPCSDCGRKFKRECDLKSHMLIHTGEKPFPCSDCGKRFRSKKALQYHMGEHTGEKPFPCNDCGKEFRCRSQLKYHMLSHTGEKPFSCSICGKEFRSKGHLQYHMWDHTAEKPFTCSDCGKKFRSKSHFKYHMLIHTGEIPFPCSDCGKKFRSKKAFQYHMREHTAEKQFTCSNCGKEFRSRSLLNRHIAIHTRGKPFVCNDCGEAFSSSAVLAYHMRYHRAERPVVYVSQHFFFLQT; the protein is encoded by the exons atgaaaaaattgttttatcttaaacaaaacagcagtgAAAGTTTGCTTTTGTATGATCACATGGAGATCAAACCCTCCGGACTTCATCAGCTGCAGGATGTTAAGAATGAACCCGCAG ATGTCCAGCAGCTGTTTGTGATTAAAGAAGAGGTTCCCGGGAACTCCAGTCTGAAACAGCAGAGCCCAGGGTCACTCCAGataaaggaggaagaggaggaactcgGGATCAGTCAGGAGGGAAAGAGGTTTTATGGTCAGGAGGAGGCTGATGGCAGCAGATTCAATGATTCTGTAAAGagtgaagaaaatgaagagaaacctcagcttcatcaaatcaaaactgaagacaacagagagacagaagctccaacctgcagctcagcaacacagatgaaaagagaacctgatggagaggactgtAAAGGACCAGAACCACACAGGAATCCAAGTCCAGATAGTCATTCACAACCACATCTAGATGAAAAAGCTTCAGAGACCAGCGGTCATGATGATGATTGGAATGCAGTGTCTTTAGGTTCAGAATGTGAAAATGCAGACAGTGACAATGATTTGAGGCCAATATCAGTCACTGAAACTGCCAAAAAATCCTTCGGATGCTCAGAGTGTGGTAAACAATTAGTCTCCAAACAGTCTCTTCAGAAACACATAGTGCTCCATTTAAAAAAGGTTTCTTCCAGCTCTCAGGTTGACGAACGTTGTAGAGAGAAACCAAAaaggaaaccacaaagaaaaagtcaaactgCTGAGAAACCGTTTCCTTGTAGTGATTGTGGCAAAAAGTTCAGACGTAAGGCTGACCTTAAATGTCACATGTCGATTCACACTGGGGAGAGACCGTTTCCTTGTAGTGATTGTGGCAAAAACTTTAGACGTAAGGCTGACCTTAAATGTCACGTGTCGATTCACAGTGGGGAGAAACAGTTTCCTTGTAGTGTTTGTGGCAGAAAGTTTAGACGTAAGGGTGACCTTAAATATCACGTGTTGATTCACACTGGGGAGAATCTGTTTCCTTGTAGTGATTGTGGCAAAACGTGTAGATCTAAGAGTCACCTTAAATATCACATGTTGATTCACACTGGGGAGAAACCGTTTCCTTGTAGTGATTGTGGCAGAAAGTTTAAACGTGAGTGTGACCTTAAATCTCACATGCTTATTCACACTGGGGAGAAACCGTTTCCTTGTAGTGATTGTGGCAAAAGGTTTAGATCTAAGAAGGCGCTTCAATATCATATGGGGGAACACACTGGGGAGAAACCGTTTCCTTGTAATGATTGTGGTAAAGAGTTTAGATGTAGGAGTCAGCTTAAATATCACATGTTGAGTCACACTGGGGAGAAACCGTTTTCTTGTAGCATTTGTGGTAAAGAGTTTAGATCGAAGGGTCACCTTCAATATCACATGTGGGACCACACTGCTGAGAAACCATTCACTTGTAGTGATTGTGGCAAAAAGTTTAGATCTAAGAGTCACTTTAAATATCACATGTTGATTCACACTGGGGAGATTCCGTTTCCTTGTAGTGATTGTGGCAAAAAGTTTAGATCTAAGAAGGCGTTTCAATATCATATGAGGGAACACACTGCTGAGAAACAGTTTACTTGTAGTAATTGTGGCAAAGAGTTCAGATCTAGGAGTCTACTTAATAGACACATCGCAATCCACACTAGAGGGAAACCTTTTGTTTGTAATGATTGTGGTGAAGCATTCAGCTCTTCAGCTGTACTGGCTTATCACATGCGATACCACAGAGCAGAGAGACCAGTAGTTTATGTCAGtcaacattttttcttcctgcagACCTGA
- the LOC121631911 gene encoding gastrula zinc finger protein XlCGF57.1-like → MNNVDHSQQNNTKSPTLKDKQKIKRVGAHQQDLVINQTSDIQQVLVVKEEVPQEWIPTLDQQNPEPLHTNEGQEKLSTGQEGEEINELEETEFPFAVVTVKGETDEESQSSPLQQNQTEDDTEAETPTTSPVKWIKLESDEEDCEEQDRNSDSEPNNDEKASDSFETEKRDGDDGNWKEPMSATGSDKEDGDWKESRARKSGVKRNVGHKTSKKSFSCSECGKQFLYKQPFQKHMTGHPGRTFTSCLGDKKDLGGRQNLDSPTKVGEKRFDCDSCGKTFKYHSHLQSHMRVHSEEKHFGCDECGKTFRYLGNLKSHMRVHSGEKLFQCDVCGKRFKQRTHFKIHMIVHTEDKSFSCDECGKKFKYQSSLKAHMSDHSGEKPFQCIVCSKRFSQQGVLTAHVAVHSGEKPFACISCGKRFRLKSDLKVHMRSHSGVKPFSCEDCGVRFSRQGSLLRHNRLHTGERQFGCDECDKKFTRKTHLIAHMTSHTGEKRFDCDICGARFSQKGSLKRHHMRVHMK, encoded by the exons atgaaCAACGTGGATCATTCACAACAGAACAACACTAAAAGTCCAACTTTAAAAGATAAACAGAAGATCAAGCGTGTCGGAGCTCATCAGCAGGATCTTGTTATAAACCAGACCTCTG ATATCCAACAGGTGCTGGTGGTTAAAGAAGAAGTTCCTCAGGAATGGATCCCCACTTTGGACCAACAGAACCCAGAACCACTTCATACAAATGAAGGACAAGAGAAACTCAGCACTGGTCAGGAGGGAGAAGAGATTAATGAACTGGAGGAGACTGAGTTCCCATTTGCTGTTGTTACTGTGAAGGGTGAAACTGATGAGGAATCTCAGTCCTCACCACTTCAACAAAACCAGACTGAAGACGACACAGAGGCAGAGACTCCAACTACAAGCCCAGTTAAATGGATCAAACTGGAAAGTGATGAAGAAGACTGTGAAGAGCAAGACAGGAATTCAGATTCAGAACCAAATAATGATGAAAAAGCTTCAGATTCTTTTGAGACTGAAAAACGAGATGGAGATGATGGTAATTGGAAAGAACCTATGTCAGCTACTGGATCTGACAAAGAAGACGGCGATTGGAAGGAGAGTAGGGCACGAAAGTcaggtgtgaagagaaatgtGGGACATAAGACTTCCAAAAAGTCCTTCAGCTGCTCTGAATGTGGTAAACAATTTCTCTACAAGCAACCTTTCCAGAAACATATGACTGGTCATCCAGGAAGAACATTTACAAGTTGTTTGGGTGATAAGAAAGATCTCGGAGGCAGACAAAATCTAGATTCACCCACCAAAGTTGGAGAAAAACGCTTTGATTGTGACAGCTgtggtaaaacatttaaatatcacTCTCATCTTCAGTCTCACATGAGAGTCCACTCAGAAGAGAAACACTTTGGTTGTGATGAATGTGGTAAAACATTTAGATACCTGGGTAATCTTAAATCTCACATGAGGGTCCATTCAGGGGAGAAACTATTTcagtgtgatgtttgtggtaaaagatttaaacaaaGAACACATTTTAAGATCCACATGATAGTCCACACGGAAGACAAATCATTTAGTTGTGACGAATGtggtaaaaaatttaaatatcagtCCAGCCTGAAAGCTCACATGAGCGACCACTCGGGAGAAAAACCATTTCAATGCATCGTGTGTAGTAAAAGATTCAGCCAGCAGGGAGTTCTGACGGCACATGTGGCAGTTCATTCAGGAGAGAAACCGTTCGCTTGCATTAGCTGTGGTAAAAGATTCAGACTTAAGAGCGATCTTAAAGTGCACATGAGGAGCCACTCTGGAGTGAAACCATTTAGCTGTGAGGATTGTGGCGTGAGATTTTCACGACAAGGAAGTCTGCTGAGACACAATCGACTCCACACAGGAGAGCGGCAGTTCGGTTGTGATGAGTGTGATAAAAAATTTACCCGAAAGACGCATCTCATCGCTCATATGACCAGCCACACGGGAGAGAAACGATTTGACTGTGATATTTGTGGGGCCAGATTTTCACAAAAGGGAAGTCTGAAGAGACACCACATGAGAGTCCACATGAAGTAG